Proteins encoded in a region of the Paenibacillus sp. W2I17 genome:
- a CDS encoding response regulator, with amino-acid sequence MRLLIVDDGHYVVEYMKHLLDWNTFGIDQIETMTNSIEARDMLTQNHIDILITDIRMPEVSGIDLLQHIHQHNLPTKVIILSGYSEFEYAQQGIRLGALDYLLKPVDKDDVEKAMSKAINNITKTRPAQSVAWENFDGLGYLLSLLGHNETLRKQYDAYTEFLGRRRMCYFRLDYFTKEHEDVIKHAVGDKLDRLVWNAGTGLFGLVPEEAAAELTIKLEQSVVSPPFSLTDRNVTRQMFYRFFHNEDVHSEDFNGIFNHSPSCGDWESAGNIVKKYDQIRLQKQKIIFLMETILYVYLADKDRDDSETVDWIFNQLRHPDELSSTLMDRVSRIRNNKQMSIQTIVDKVQTYIEDHLSHGLSLDELGKVAHLHPVYFSKLFKQETGENVSNYISRKRLEKASQLLQDSELRVADIAQMVGYRKNQYFIQLFKVEYGVTPYQYRRNMIHQ; translated from the coding sequence ATGCGATTATTAATTGTGGATGACGGACATTATGTCGTTGAATATATGAAGCACTTACTCGATTGGAACACCTTTGGCATTGATCAGATCGAGACGATGACTAATTCGATTGAAGCCCGAGATATGTTGACTCAAAACCACATCGATATTCTGATCACTGACATCCGAATGCCTGAGGTGTCTGGTATTGATCTGCTTCAACATATCCACCAACATAACTTGCCAACCAAAGTGATCATCCTTTCCGGCTACTCCGAGTTCGAATATGCGCAACAAGGAATCCGTTTAGGTGCGCTCGACTACTTGCTCAAACCTGTCGACAAAGATGATGTGGAGAAAGCCATGTCCAAAGCCATCAATAATATTACAAAGACACGGCCTGCTCAATCTGTTGCATGGGAGAACTTCGATGGACTGGGGTATCTGCTTTCCCTTCTTGGTCATAACGAGACATTAAGGAAGCAATATGATGCTTATACTGAATTTTTAGGGCGTCGTCGTATGTGCTATTTCAGGCTGGACTATTTCACAAAGGAACATGAGGATGTTATAAAACATGCTGTCGGAGACAAACTGGATCGTCTCGTTTGGAATGCGGGAACGGGACTGTTCGGTCTTGTTCCGGAAGAAGCTGCTGCAGAACTGACCATCAAACTGGAGCAATCGGTCGTGTCTCCTCCCTTTTCATTGACTGATCGAAACGTGACCCGACAGATGTTCTACAGGTTCTTTCATAATGAGGACGTACACTCAGAAGACTTCAATGGCATATTCAACCATTCTCCGTCATGCGGTGATTGGGAGTCGGCGGGAAATATCGTTAAGAAATATGATCAAATCCGTCTCCAAAAGCAAAAAATAATCTTTCTCATGGAGACCATTCTATATGTATATCTGGCGGACAAGGATCGGGATGACTCTGAAACCGTGGATTGGATATTCAACCAGTTGCGGCATCCTGATGAACTATCCTCAACTCTCATGGATCGGGTCAGTCGGATCAGAAACAACAAACAGATGTCCATTCAAACCATCGTTGACAAAGTACAAACGTATATCGAAGACCATCTGTCACATGGCCTTAGCCTGGATGAACTGGGGAAAGTTGCACATCTTCATCCCGTTTACTTTTCCAAACTATTTAAACAAGAAACGGGCGAAAATGTGTCAAACTACATTTCCAGGAAAAGGTTAGAGAAAGCTTCTCAATTGCTTCAAGATTCGGAACTCCGTGTAGCCGATATAGCACAGATGGTTGGTTACCGAAAAAATCAATATTTTATCCAGTTGTTCAAAGTGGAATATGGAGTTACTCCCTACCAGTACCGGAGAAATATGATCCATCAATGA